The DNA window TCCtttattcaaaataattaaatatctTCAAATGGATATACCCGGTATGTTGTATTAAAGGGCAGTACTCCTTCTCAAACTGTTTTCACTCAGCCATTTACCATGAtcacataattttgaaaatctaTGTACATGCAATGAGAAGTACTTTTTGTTAAGTCAACTCAATAAGGTGATTTTTCATACACAGCTTTAACAGATTTGAAATCTATATAAGGTGGTACTACTTACACTATTTTTTTATCTATGCTTTTATTAAAGTGGTGTGGTTAAGGGGTAAAAAACAAGTAATGTTGGGGGAATTGTTGGTGAGTGAAAACAAGATACAAGATCTGTGACCACACTGCTATCTGATACTGTTTACTACAATTTTGAACTATTGATGATTTCAATTCTCACTTTGTAGCGGAAATATGACATCGCACTGCTTgatgacatgtatatatgtctgtcttttAACTTGTTCATTTCTTGTAGAAGAGTGACAGCACAGGAGGCTACATGTAAGTAGCGCATTACCACTTTCCCATTCTATGCCATTTGAGAAATCAAATGGCAATTTTATCACACTTCCTCACTGTCTCGAAACACCGCTGTGGTGGTCAACCATGCATTTTCAGGAGTTTCCCAATTGGTCAAGTTTGGTTTGAGTTCAAGTTTCACCATGAAACATATCTGCATATCAGATATTAACAATGGACAACAACTACTACAGTAGTTGGAAGGACATATCTCTAATGGTGAAATGACAGTCAAATACTGTGTtctctatttttattttgttgccTTGGGGATAGGCTTATAAACAAATGATAACATTCTCAGACATGGCTCAAGTCAGAAAGAGGGTATTAGAAGTGGGCGAATGCTTATAATTGGATAGACACACTATATACTACAATAATGAGTGAGACTGGTACAACATCCAGTGATAGGAATACCTTTCGACCACACATTTTACAGTTTTTTCATACCAGAAGTGTACCAAATCCCACATactcattaaatatgcaatacTTCAAATCAAGTCTGTACTCAATCTTTCACATTACACCATTCCGACACCAGACTTATTgagaaaattattttgaaactcCTGTTATATATGTAAACAGGAGATTCAACATGTCTATGTTAAAGTAAATTTGATCTGGCATGCATGACGTGTAACACTGAGAGCCAGCCTATCAACTATCAAAATATGATGATTTGTCATGGCAGATGTTCATAATCATGAAGTAACAATTGTTCCACTGATAAACTGAAGCAGGGACTGGGAAAACTAGTTTCATGACACAAATATTTATCCGCTATAACAGTCAATATATAAGTGAGGACAGTTTCATGCCAGTATATCTCAAGTTTTGATTAGGGGTTTAGTATTTTGAGCTTTTAAGAGGTTTTAAACTGTCTACAAACTTGACAAGAGTTTTCTACTCCCTGAACAATGCTTAATCTTTATCACGAACAGACAGATCTCTTTGAAATGTCTTTATAAATAATTCAACTGATAAACAATATCAATGATCAGGTTTTTAAGTTTGACAAATTGTCACTGAATTATTTATACTTGGTATATAAATGTCAGACTGTGTGATTGATAGTTGAGTGCTGCCAGCAGATAATGATGATGAAGTATGTTTCAGTGAACAGAATACTACCAGCAGTTTTATATGTTACACTCAGATAATCTCATAAAGGCCCACACTTTCATTATGTTTGGTATTAAATGTTtcagtatacattttgtaatttgcTTTTTATgggttttgtcatttttattatgTTTGATGTAGTTCTCTGTAAGTCAGTCAATAGGAAATTGTCAGTTTTATGTCGTTATTTGTCATTTCTGACAGAATAGCTGTAGCTACTTGTCACTGGTTGCATCGCccttttttcatttattttgtcatcTGTCTGTGATCGTGATTTTTGGCAGTTCATACTACGACTTCCAAATTACAAAACTGATCAATGAGCTTACTATTAAAGTTCCAGAAAAAACAGAATAATTCACACTCaaatgcacccccccccccccccccccaagttttTGAGGACCTATTACGGTATGTTTAAACGTGGACAAAATAAATGCCAGAACTTGTCAAATGAGTTATGGACCCTGAATGTTTCAGATGAAAAACGGAACTGAGATGCTATGTAACAGtgggttgtacatgtacaactgaatTTAGTATTTGGACACTGCAACACGTCTTGAGCATGTGagttgatacatgtagtttataaGTATCTACTCTAATTGTTGCGTCAACTTGTAATTTCAAAGTTTTCTTTTGCTGTGTTTAATAGGTGAACAAACTTGTATAGATGACTTACCTAGCTTCCCTTCTGATGCATCCTCCCAGCGGCTCTTGCTTGGTACCTGGTAGAATTCATAGATAATCTTGCAAATGAGATATAATTTTAACAGGGCACCAAAACCAATGAAAAGAACAAATTTCTGTCTAACATTCTGATACATTGCTCTCAGTGCCCTTTGAACGAAACATCACAAAACTACTGCATCTTCAACAGGATAACACAGCACCTGTTTGTTTGTGATAGTCAAGCTAAGGAGAAACTAGACGATGAGCTTTGCAACTTTATTAAAGAAGAGCAATAGATGAAGAATTATCTGGGACGATTTCAACAACAGCAACCACTTGTATGTCATCAAGGTGATGACAAATTCTTCTAAAATTACACATCTTTAACAGCAtttaaaaacacaatataaGAGCTCATGTGTACATAAATGTACTTGCCGTGTCAGACCAAAATAATTATTCTATCTACAAGTACATACGCATGTACATAAAACATCCCTTTTCCCTATTTGCGTTGTCTTTTTTTCACTAATCCCTCTTCAAAATCTATCAACAGGgttaaacattatttttaaaaacctgGGTGGCCATTCATCAAAAAATTGAACACATACCACAACACCGTGTGTTTACCAGTGTCTACCATCTACAACACTTAAACTTACCTCATATCTCTGCATCTCTACTTTcaagttgcccccccccccccccccccccccatttttattacatttctgattaataaatgttaaaataatcCTAATACACTTGCAATATCTTTGTAACATACCTTGTAACCACAGTCCATCGTATGTTATAAACTTCCATGGGGTCAGGGAACATATTGACTTTAACTACACTATAAAGTATTTGTAAAACAACCAAACTACATTAAATGGTGTTACTCACAATTCTCCTCTTCTCTTTAGTCCATCTGCTCCACTTCTTCTCCATGGGGAAGTGACTTACCTACCTGTATTTGCTGTTGAAAAAAGGTAAGTTATACCCCAAACTGATGTAAACACGTTTGTACTCACATCTGGTTAACATCCAGTCCAGTCCACAATAGTACAGGAAACCATACTGACCCAACTTACCTGCATGCTGTAATGTTAAAAGTCAGATGAAGGAGGAACAAATTGGAAAATTTTCTCGCATAgtttttcttttacttttatcCTTTTTTCCCCTTCTTTTTTCAAACTCACGCTTATGTAGATCTTGTACATGACTGCAATTTGCTCACTGTCatataaacattttttgttcagtcacattttgacaactatttgaaatgtttaaatcCTGGAGGGAAATGGTGAAAACATGATCTTCCATTTTGTTCTCTCCTTGTTACAATGCAATCCAAATGACCATACGGTGCCTACCAAATCGTCATCTTCTTTATCATCAGAATCATTTTTCTTTGCTGCAGCTTCCTcctcttttttcttctttgctGCTTCAGCTTCTTCATCAAAGTCTTCCATTTCAACCTGAACAAGACAGCATAATTGTAAGTCACACAAGTGTTCAATGATGTGACATTAAACATGGTAAGAATTTTAACATATTTGGTCGTATATAAAATGACCCTTTTCACACTTTAAACCCCTTCCATATTGCAATTTGAATTCCCAGTGTCCATTTTCAATAATCTGAAAATATGTTTCGATAGTACCAGTCACTAACAATATTGGGGTGCATATGTCTTGTTAGCATTAGTACATTATATACCTAGGACATAACTCTAACCACAGCACAGTGACAGGAATACTAATCTACTTTATCACTCTGGAGATTTTTCTCATTATCGATCTTCAAGATCTCTCTGAGGGACATCACATTTACACTATTCAACTTTGTCCCAACTTTCTCGTATCTGTTTTTGCATTGATACTTGTACAGCTACTGACAATCCATGTCACTGTTGACATCTGTTTATCGATATAAATTAACAAGTATTCACTTACCTCTATGATGGCATCATCTTGTATCAAAGACCTCATATCCAACTTTGGATGATGGATGGGTGTTTCATCCCAATTATCAATCATCTGTCAAACAACCATAAAACCACATTCATATTGATAAATATGCACGTCATAAAGATTTCCATATCAATTATGTTGTCATGATAAccatcatttgttttatttggagGATTAAAGTTATATAAGTTATTAGTATGATAGATAGATGGgagttttaataataaaactgGGGAATAATCAGGGCTCAAAATAATGACCCTTTAACTGTCCCGGGCATGTGATCGAAAGGCTTTGGCAAACGGTTTTAAAAAGTGCTTGACCCAAGAGACAAGTAGAATTTCTCATGGTTATCAATCAGAGATCTCCACACAATGACTACTTCTGTACCTGCAGGAACTTTCAAAGTGATTTTTTTgacaaatcccccccccccaaaaaaaaaaatgtgatcagTGAATATGTATTGGCTGCAAAAATACCCACTTTATGTACAAGCACTTTTTATTTTCTAGTTATCCTGTGGGCAAgtgaattgttttcattattttgacccCTGATAATATAATAGTTGCTATGATTACCTTTTGAATTTCACCAACTTTGCGGTCATGAATATTCTTCTTTGAACAGGTTTGGGCATCTGCTTTCAATTCAGCAACATACACCTTGGAATAAAAATAGCTTCAGTATTACTATaatagcaataataataataataataataactttatccTAACTTTATCTATATTACCAGATgtcagtacaatacaataaagtgttATTCATTCATCTGTTATAACTGTTTAtcattaaatattttcaattcacTTTAAGTCAAATGTGTATGTCTATACTATCTCGGCTTACAGAAAGCAGTTGGAAATCAGAATTACATTGCAGACAAGAGGCTGTACCATATGTCATGAACATATGCTGTGATTATATTTCTCAAAAACCCCATTATAGGTATGATAAATTCCACTTAATACAGGGTCACTATGGCAACCGTTACCACACATCGATTACCTACATGAGAAACTCAATATGTTACGATATTACTACTCTGATATATGGTTCTTTCATTTCTCAACAAATGTGACTGAACTGATGGAATTTCCATACTAGGCACCATAACCATCACAATTTATTCCCAATcttcaatcattcatttatattatgttgattatatgcatacattaatAGACTTTTCAGTGTAATCTTACCTCAAAGTTTTTCTGTCTCCCATAGTTATAGAACTGTTCAAAGTGTTTCACTTTTTGATTGATGGCATCCACcaaaacaaaatcaaagaaaCCATCATCGATTGTTTTCTTGTATGCTTTAAAGAGACTAGTGCGATAAGCTTCCTCCATTTCTACCTCATATTCATACTCCAATACCTGATAACAAAGTGAGAACTCAACTCAAATATACACTATTGATACACTGACCTAGAGTTATAGACTGATGACAATGAAACAAACATCATTTTTTGATAGGTCACCTCGTTATGAAAGACAACTTACTAGATTGTGGTGAAAATAGATCACACTGAACACTATTTGTGGTTTTGCTGAATCTTCATATTTTGGCAAAAGACAGCTAACGAAGCCAATCTTGTTGAACATACAATCTTTGCTATACATTCAACGAACAGCGAAGAGGTAAAATATGCAGGAAACACAGGCCAATTTAGCTAGATGTACTCGGAGAAATAAACAGTACAAAAGTAATACCAACAAATTTGGGAATATTTTTCAGGAGCGCAATACATTACATAACTGAAACCATCAACACAATCCTTATAGTGACTACAAAGCATAAAACATGCTTCCATAAGAGGTGTCCATCAAGCAACTGTCAGTTTATTGTTCAGAGCAATTCAACAGATGTAATCACTGCAATGCAATACTCAGCACAGACCGTGATGTTGTCATCATAACAATAAACTTGTCAAATTATCTTTCTCAATGGGCTCTCAATCATTTCtgaaagttttttgttttttttaaattattcaatGTATACTTTTCAAGTGgttgaaaataatgttaaatACTAGTCTGTTTATGTTATACACAGATTCATAGATTTGGCTTTacaacaaaatttcataagCGCAAAGTTATCATTGTTCTCATAAGTTCATAAAGACTACTACACCAAGGTTTTTACTAACCTGAACTGTGACCTTTTTGCCAGTGTCTGGATCTCTCTCAGTTTTCTCAACTTCAGTCATGAAATAATCATCCAGACAAAGCATTCTGGGATTGTTGCCACTCATTTTGGCTTCCCTATCCTGGTaatttgtacacaaaacattaaaaagaatGCATAAACCTTTCTGGATACTCAGACTTAGGACTTCAAGGGGGTAATTTAAATTTACTGTTCAGAGCAATTCAACAGATGTAATCACTGCAATGCTTTACTCAGCACAGACCGTGATGTTGTCATCATAACAATAAATTTATCAACCTGTCCCCCATTCATTGTATTCCCCATATAACTGCCACACTCATTGTAACTCAAATTTATCACTTCAAGTTTGTACCATTACATTTAAACCATCAACATTACAAAAGTGtgaaatatatattcatgtgatgattttttctgtatattttgcAGCCTAAAATCTAAATTTTTATTGAGTGTTGAATGTTCAtcagtttcatgatttttattttactaaCCCAATGTGTAGTACCTGTGCCAATTCTACATGACTGCCCATTAACAATACattttatccccccccccccccaacatgtTGCTAGGCCTGAACTAGTCCTTGCAACAATTCTGCCGCAGCCTTCTTTGTTGTGACATCTACAACATTAAAATTACTCATTTTTCCCTTACCTTGACAAGTTTTGAGACATACGTCTTTCCACTTCCTGGAGGGCCTCTGAATATGATGACAATTTGTTTGGGTCTATGTTTCCTGCCTGGATTGTTCAGAATATTCTCTATTAACACAGTCTCACCAGGAATTCGGAGATCTTCTTTCTTCTGAGGGACGGGTGGTGATGGCACATACTGCTGTCTGTCTAGTTGCAAAGACAATGAATAAATGGAAGAACTGCCAGCACCGTTATTATAACTATCACCAGAGTCTCGACTGCGCTCATAGTCATACCTGAAATAAagcaatatgtaaatgatgaattctacacaaagtacatgtacttagttgTGCTAATTTTCAAGGCTACCTTAATTTAAgcaaaattttacaaatcaaaatCCACACTATGTGGTAGATACTAGTCATCCCAAATAAAATTCCAATGTCTTCCCAAATAAACTAGTTTATCAAAGTAAATCTGAAAATATCTCTTACGACAAATGAGTTGGTAACCAAATCAAACATACAACTGCTTTGCTATTCACTCTACCTTGCAACCAGTATTGTTCTTTGATTATTTTCACCCAGTATTAAACCTAACACTATTCAAAATGTTCAATCTCAAACAATGTTATCAAAAAGAAATCTTACTTGTCATCTCTTCTGTATCTGTCCCTTTCTGATCTCTCCGGATCACGACGTTCTTGGTGGTATCTATCTCTGTCAGGACTGTGCTGGCCTCGATCTCGGCTTCTTTCACGGTCACGATCATACTCCCTATCCCTCTCTCTATCTGCATCTCTACCCCTTTCCAAATCTCTGTCCCTGGCCCAGTCTCTATCCCTTtccctgtctctctctctatcccAATCCCTGTCCCTGGTCCATCTTCTGTCTCTATCCCAACTTCTGTCTTTTTCTCGGTCCCAATCTCTATCTCTTTGTCTTTCCCTATCTCTGCTCCTTTCCCTGCTTGTGTCACGTTCTCGTCTTGTATCTGGTTCTCTATGTTCACTGCCCAAATTTCTTTCTCTGTCATCCCTAGCTCTTTCCCTCCTGTCATCCAAGTATAAATCTCTATCTCTGTCTTCCTTGCCCTCTGTACTCTTGCCATGCCCATAGTCACGATACTGGGctacagaaaaacaaaatacacaacacaTTACTAAGTAGTACTATTTTTGCTAAAGTTTGGAAACCCCAGTAAGAGAGGAGGGAAATCTGGTGAAATATTTCCATACAATGTATGATAACTTGAGTGGGGAATCCTGGTAAAATACTTGGGAGCTAAGCTAGGTTTACCAATTTACCACTCTAACAAATACAATTGAGTAAAACGCATGTATAAGtaatacacagatacatatatCTAAACTTACGAAGAATTTAGTGAAGAATGAGTACATTTATGGAGTGTACATAGGCTGAAAAACCTTTCATATAATTTTACTTTTGAATACAACAAGACAGTAACTTTAAGAACACTATAAACCAGAATAGAATGGCATCGACCATAATCCATGTTTTCTGGTGTCTACAGGCTCTCTCCCTATTCCAAAGCCCGTTGTACagtaaaatgtaacactttTGGAATAATTTTGACTGATCAAGTTGAATGGCGATCCAGCAAGcaacacatttatacatgtcAAAAAAAAGTTTCTGCTATTATATAAAATTTCCTTAAGCTGAACGTTATCCAAAGGGAAAGAGCTGTCTTTTTTGCTATTTGATTTTCCACAAAGGTATGACTTAATGAAAGCTTACAAAAAAACACTCATTCAAATGCTTTGTAGAAATTAATACATATTGCATTCTTAAACTTACTTCACATCCAACCCACAATAAGATGTGTTGCACCTAATATTACTAAATTACACATGGTTGCACCTAATCTCATAATGTCCACATTTACTCCAGACTTCATCACATGATAATCTACAGTCATCACCTATGTATCAGCTTTCCGATCAACCTACCTGGTAAAATTTTTTCAAagtcttttttattttcattgaaacGTTGATCTCTTTCTCGTAAGTAGATGTCAACTTCAATCTCTCTCCCCAAAGGTGCATGTTGACCATGTCCATATTCAATCTCTTCTACAGTCTCTGATGTTTTGAAGGCACTCTCTTTGGGTTGATGCATGTTTGCCCATACCTCCGCTtcaaaacaaaggaaaacaatACTTAAAACCTAACAAGATTAATCGCCTTAGGGAAAAATACATGCATGAACAAAACGTAACATTCAGGGTTTCAATATTATCATGAGtcctgtaaacctggaaattttcactgaagacttctttttgcttatttcactggaaataaaaaatgcaaaaataagtagtgactaaaataccttgtacatgaacagaatgtaccagtctggtaattggtaaaaattagtctttgagaactagctgaagactgtgtAAAAATCACACTAGTGGCAAAATTGTCTAGGTTTATACTacagtatactagtatacaatacAGTACCGGTATTAAGTACGGTCCATTGTTTAATTTTCACTTTtacctgaaaaataaaaaccacCCTACTACATTTCAAAGTTTCTAAAATTGACATCACACATGATATCATTATATAGTTTAAAATTAGTTTGCAGTACCtcttttttcttctattttcttTGCATATTTATCGTATTCCATCTCATAGTAAGGGTCTGGACATCTCTCACGCTCTTCACTGGCTTGCCAGGCTAGCCTTTTTTCCATGGAGATATCCCTGTTATAAAGCACATAACACAAAACATACTAATCACAAACTACCTTGTTTATGCAATATTGGATAGTTTTTAAGCTTTAATAAAATCATATTATgtcaatccccccccccccctcaaaactATGAAACAACTTGCATGAGGAAGGTAACTGTACACAATAGTTTGAAATACTGGGGCATGCCCTTGTTTCTAACTTACCACTCATATTCATCAGCATGTCCATAGCCTATCATACTATAATCATCTGATGTATGAGGCAATGGTTCTGCATAGCCATCATCTGAAAGTCTCACAGGTTGGCCACCCTGTTTTGAGagtaaatgcatatacattataCTTCAAACGACATATAATCTAAGTCATATTCAAATGTGcaattacattttattattattattattattgttgttatttacttTCAGTGCATTgtataaaacttaaaaattcaaaagtaaacaaacaaggaaaagaaaataacagcacaaACACAGAAATCTGAATCATTTGAATAACTTCCAATTAGGTAATGGTATGCCAGATAAGCCATTTATTCTCAGATAATTTGGTCACTCTCAAAGGCTGCTAGCTGTGCTACTATACATGTAGGATTCTGGTACATTGAAAACTGACATTGCAGTTTCAAAGTGCAGACATTACATctacattatatatatcattCTAAAAGTTTGGGAAGAAtcaatctgatgaaaatctgatgtagagAACTTGGTGCGATTTCTCTATTTACTTCTTACTTTTATTACACaggacaaaaaacaacaaatgacaataaaagtaggaaatagaggtaaataaagaaatcatgcAAAGTTCACTACATCAGCTTTTAATCACATTGGGGAAGAGTAGGCACTTGACACCAAACCTGAGCTGAACAAATTTCCAACAACAAGCCTTTGAGGAAATTCATGGAATTGACAGGCTTACCTGATAATCAAACACCTGTACTCCTCTTCTAGGATGTTGCTCTAGTTCTCTTGACCTATCCTCATCATAATAGAATACTCTATCATCTCTTGGTGGACCTCTAAAGTCCTCTCTCATTTCCTCACGTTGTTGTGCCTGTTCCTCTTCCCTGAATTCTTGGCTTAAATCCTCTTGTCTGAAACTTGGGTTTTTGGGTCCCTTACCAATATAGCTCAATGAAGCAGTACTTAACTTCTGGATCTGCTCTAGTTGTTGCAACTGTGCCTGTTGAGTGCGTAGGATGTCAAGTTCTGCAGCAGCTTTTTGGATGAGGTTATGCTGTCTGTTAGAAAGTGAAGGCTGTTGATTTGACTGGCCAACATCAGTTGCAGAGACTGGCTGTTGATTTTGAGTTGTCCTtggaggaggtggtggtggtggaggagaTTGCTCTACTTGCCTTGCTGTCTGTGGTGACCAAACCTTATCTCTTCTTGGTGGAGGgggaggtggtggtggtaatcTTCTTCCTTGGAACTGTTCCTGATGCTTGATTGGAGGCCTTTGGACACCACCCATGTGGGAGGCTTTCAGTCCTTCTGGTAGTTTCTCTCCAGGCAACTGACTCTTATTTTCTTGGTGTCCATGTGGCAATTGTTTAGGTGGTCTTTCATTTTGAATGTTCCGATTCTGTTGTTTTGATGGTTCTTCCTTACTGATGGTATTCCCACTGTCTCCCTTCTCAGTTTCTTCACCATCCTGATTTTGCTTCCTAGGTGGCGCTAACTTTAAATCCATGAGTGCCATTGGTTTACCAGAAGTTGCTTGTTCTTCACTAGAGTGATTAACTTTTTCTGGGCCATCAAATGATTGCTCTTCTTTTGTTGGGTCTCTAGGTCTCTGCATTGGATATTGCTTGTCTCTTCCTTCAGGTCCAAGACGACCTGCATCAAATCTCTCTTCTCCTTGATGAAGCATGCCTGGCCTTGGCCCACTAAATCTTGGCCCACCAGATTGTGGTTCCCCAGGTCTACTAAATCTTGGCCCACCAGGTCGTGGTTCCACAGGGCCACTAAATCTTGGACCACCAGGTCGTGGTTCCCCAGGTCCACTAAATCTTGGCCCATCAGGTCGTGATTCCCCAGGTCCACTAAATCTTGGCCCACCAGGTCGTGGTTCCACAGGTCCACTAAATCTTGGCCCACCAGGTCGTGGTTCCCCAGGTCCACTAAATCTTGGCCCATCAGGTCGTGGTTCCCCAGGTCCACTAAATCTTGGCCCATCAGGTCGTGGTTCCCCAGGTCCACTAAATCTTGGCCCACCAGGTCGTGGTTCCCCAGGTCCACTAAATCTTGGCCCATCAGGCCGTGGTTCCCCAGGTCCACTAAATCTTGGCCCATCAGGTCGTGGTTCCCCAGGCCCACTAAATCTTGGCCCATCAGCCTGTGGTTCCCCACGGAAAGGTGCACCCAGTCTTGGGCCCCTGGATGGTGGACCAGGCCTTGGTCCCCTAACACCTTGGTAACTATGTGGTGGACCACCAGGTCTATCATCTGCATGATATGGTACTCCTGGTCTTGGACCTCTGAATCCTCTTCCCCCATCACCAGGTGGGGGTCCACCAAATCTTGGACCTCCATGATGTGGTGCATTGAACCTGGGGCCCCTGAACCTGGGTCCTTGATTTCCAAATTGATGTTCCTGGTCATGGTATTCTGCATCATTTCTTGGCCCACCAAATCTTGGCCCATCTTTGCCTTTGTCTTCATGTAGTCGACCACTGAATTCACCTTCACCTCCCTGAAATCGATCTTTATTAAACTCATCTTTAAATCTCTCTTCATTAGTTTGACCAGGAAAAGGTCTGCCTGGAA is part of the Glandiceps talaboti chromosome 2, keGlaTala1.1, whole genome shotgun sequence genome and encodes:
- the LOC144453752 gene encoding uncharacterized protein LOC144453752, giving the protein MWNQWTNPQQQAAVPQQPPAQQQQYYHQQYQQMYSGGWPQQPPPSTPAPMVNPAPTVNAPGSEPPDTQDVDKEATRLQQLQQQAAQWQQQRQWMEYQQGLMQKQYEQMWGQMYQQQNMWAQYQQQQYLQTVSLNELEQQYEQVRQQIQQWQKQFDDWKEQHKEHPNKEQFDQYEQQWQQWQQQMQTLQEQQRHYIEVKRNEKQGLSNTNDQKGSKQSWDEQKFGSEGPSGAVPPAPHQLAQQDHGLPGGPKQQGERFERPPQTPQNQPRGFNQVDNRGQGQGPRFDGPRFPGPRGDFKGPPLEEQRFRGPGPDGFRGPPGPEGQRFRGPGPDGFRGPPGPEGQRFRGPGRGGGQRFRGPPPDNLSHGNQDEPRFRGPGHDTRFPGPGRGGRQGGAGPRFGGPRFDASYNEEESEIEGDFETSDLPGFKGSVENVSPQSGRFKGMSEQGPMHDDHHPDDNEAGDRFHGPEHGGPFREKRLPGRPFPGQTNEERFKDEFNKDRFQGGEGEFSGRLHEDKGKDGPRFGGPRNDAEYHDQEHQFGNQGPRFRGPRFNAPHHGGPRFGGPPPGDGGRGFRGPRPGVPYHADDRPGGPPHSYQGVRGPRPGPPSRGPRLGAPFRGEPQADGPRFSGPGEPRPDGPRFSGPGEPRPDGPRFSGPGEPRPGGPRFSGPGEPRPDGPRFSGPGEPRPDGPRFSGPGEPRPGGPRFSGPVEPRPGGPRFSGPGESRPDGPRFSGPGEPRPGGPRFSGPVEPRPGGPRFSRPGEPQSGGPRFSGPRPGMLHQGEERFDAGRLGPEGRDKQYPMQRPRDPTKEEQSFDGPEKVNHSSEEQATSGKPMALMDLKLAPPRKQNQDGEETEKGDSGNTISKEEPSKQQNRNIQNERPPKQLPHGHQENKSQLPGEKLPEGLKASHMGGVQRPPIKHQEQFQGRRLPPPPPPPPRRDKVWSPQTARQVEQSPPPPPPPPRTTQNQQPVSATDVGQSNQQPSLSNRQHNLIQKAAAELDILRTQQAQLQQLEQIQKLSTASLSYIGKGPKNPSFRQEDLSQEFREEEQAQQREEMREDFRGPPRDDRVFYYDEDRSRELEQHPRRGVQVFDYQGGQPVRLSDDGYAEPLPHTSDDYSMIGYGHADEYEWDISMEKRLAWQASEERERCPDPYYEMEYDKYAKKIEEKRAEVWANMHQPKESAFKTSETVEEIEYGHGQHAPLGREIEVDIYLRERDQRFNENKKDFEKILPAQYRDYGHGKSTEGKEDRDRDLYLDDRRERARDDRERNLGSEHREPDTRRERDTSRERSRDRERQRDRDWDREKDRSWDRDRRWTRDRDWDRERDRERDRDWARDRDLERGRDADRERDREYDRDRERSRDRGQHSPDRDRYHQERRDPERSERDRYRRDDKYDYERSRDSGDSYNNGAGSSSIYSLSLQLDRQQYVPSPPVPQKKEDLRIPGETVLIENILNNPGRKHRPKQIVIIFRGPPGSGKTYVSKLVKDREAKMSGNNPRMLCLDDYFMTEVEKTERDPDTGKKVTVQVLEYEYEVEMEEAYRTSLFKAYKKTIDDGFFDFVLVDAINQKVKHFEQFYNYGRQKNFEVYVAELKADAQTCSKKNIHDRKVGEIQKMIDNWDETPIHHPKLDMRSLIQDDAIIEVEMEDFDEEAEAAKKKKEEEAAAKKNDSDDKEDDDLVPSKSRWEDASEGKLDKLDGVRYYGKRKREDTVAQRIGDYLQLPDDYNERSESESGKKRVRWADIEERKDQEKKRALGFIVGQTDWEKITDDSYADKALNRTKLF